From Populus trichocarpa isolate Nisqually-1 chromosome 19, P.trichocarpa_v4.1, whole genome shotgun sequence, a single genomic window includes:
- the LOC18108035 gene encoding uncharacterized protein LOC18108035, which yields MEGFPPSSAEDDVMINLTSNQFDIQSPEDSFNISELLSSPLEDLANQSFISCNDQVEQNFVVDNNVINDSIQQTTQFPPSSSQAIMEGVTASSIVDDVNLRSNESDGRPQLLLYVILKHMLSEDDYLQLVFVQFSLLFPKKTTMLLPIEAGRRFQAMIKVDRTT from the exons ATGGAAGGGTTCCCACCATCTTCTGCGGAGGATGATGTCATGATCAACTTGACATCGAATCAGTTCGATATTCAATCACCAGAAGATTCATTCAATATATCTGAGCTTCTCTC gtcgCCACTGGAGGATCTAGCCAACCAAAGCTTCATATCATGCAATGATCAAGTTGAACAGAACTTCGTGGTGGATAACAATGTGATCAACGATAGTATTCAGCAAACAACTCAGTTTCCACCTTCATCTTCTCAAGCTATA ATGGAAGGGGTCACAGCATCTTCTATTGTGGATGATGTCAACTTGAGATCGAATGAGTCAGATGGAAGGCCTCAGCTTCTCTTGTACGTCATTCTTAAGCATATGTTATCAGAAGATGATTACTTGCAATTAGTTTTTGTACAGTTTTCCTTATTATTcccaaaaaaaacaacaatgttaCTGCCTATAGAAGCAGGAAGGAGGTTTCAGGCAATGATCAAGGTGGACAGAACAACGTGA